In one window of Haloimpatiens sp. FM7315 DNA:
- a CDS encoding GGGtGRT protein: MALFESYERRIDQITPVLEKYGMKTIEDAKAVCDEKGIDVYNIVKSTQPICFENACWAYILGAAIAIKKGCKKAAEAGEALGEGLQAFCIPGSVADDRKVGIGHGNLAAMLLREETKCFAFLAGHESFAAAEGAIKIAEKANRVRKEPLRVILNGLGKDAAYVISRINGFTYVETKFDYYTGKLDVVREVPFSKGPRAKVKCYGSDDVREGVAIMHKEGVDVSITGNSTNPTRFQHPVAGTYKKECIEQGKKYFSVASGGGTGRTLHPDNMAAGPASYGMTDTMGRMHSDAQFAGSSSVPAHVEMMGLIGMGNNPMVGASVAVAVAVEEAMNK, translated from the coding sequence ATGGCATTATTTGAAAGTTATGAAAGAAGAATTGATCAAATAACACCTGTACTTGAAAAGTATGGTATGAAAACTATAGAAGATGCTAAAGCTGTATGTGATGAAAAAGGAATAGATGTTTATAACATAGTTAAGTCAACACAACCAATATGTTTTGAAAATGCATGTTGGGCATACATTTTAGGAGCTGCTATTGCAATAAAAAAAGGATGTAAAAAGGCTGCTGAAGCTGGAGAAGCTTTAGGAGAAGGACTTCAAGCTTTTTGTATTCCAGGATCTGTTGCAGATGACAGAAAAGTTGGTATAGGTCACGGAAACTTAGCTGCTATGCTACTTAGAGAAGAAACTAAATGCTTTGCTTTCTTAGCAGGACATGAGTCTTTTGCTGCAGCTGAAGGTGCTATAAAAATAGCAGAAAAAGCTAACAGAGTAAGAAAAGAGCCATTAAGAGTTATATTAAATGGTCTTGGAAAAGATGCAGCTTATGTAATTTCAAGAATTAATGGTTTTACATATGTTGAGACAAAATTCGATTATTATACAGGAAAATTAGACGTAGTTAGAGAAGTCCCATTCTCAAAAGGACCAAGAGCTAAGGTTAAATGCTATGGTTCAGATGACGTTAGAGAAGGTGTTGCAATAATGCATAAGGAGGGAGTTGACGTATCAATAACTGGTAACTCAACTAACCCAACAAGATTCCAACATCCAGTTGCAGGAACATACAAAAAAGAATGTATTGAGCAAGGTAAAAAATACTTCTCAGTTGCTTCAGGTGGTGGTACTGGAAGAACTCTTCACCCAGATAACATGGCAGCAGGTCCAGCTTCATATGGTATGACAGATACTATGGGAAGAATGCACTCAGATGCTCAGTTCGCAGGTTCATCATCAGTTCCAGCTCACGTTGAAATGATGGGACTTATCGGAATGGGTAACAACCCAATGGTTGGAGCTTCAGTTGCAGTAGCAGTTGCTGTTGAAGAGGCTATGAATAAATAA
- a CDS encoding GDSL-type esterase/lipase family protein yields the protein MKLFLIILLILLTTFVIKIVKSKINNKKEQELIEKNYSNLKKLETRNIDTVEKKISKSQEPVEPVEPVEKEDSSKIEEPNNKEVPSKSDKNKDVSNKTYFEDSVFMGDSITEALDFYSLLNPSSVLAKKGQNIVQAKNSIPQLANLNPKRIFLLYGLNDLERFKSIDEYQRNYTIFVKKIKEVLPNSEIYILSITHVQAKTESKRPMLSDERVESFSNTLKNIALSENAKFIDITSVYRNKDYLYEPDGIHFNVKFYNTLLDYLKGIL from the coding sequence TTGAAATTATTTTTAATTATTTTGTTAATACTATTAACAACATTTGTTATTAAAATAGTGAAATCTAAAATAAATAACAAAAAAGAACAAGAATTAATCGAAAAAAATTATTCAAATTTAAAAAAATTAGAAACTAGAAATATTGATACTGTAGAAAAGAAAATATCGAAATCACAAGAACCAGTAGAACCAGTAGAACCAGTAGAAAAAGAAGATTCTAGCAAAATCGAAGAACCAAATAACAAAGAAGTTCCTTCAAAAAGCGATAAAAATAAAGATGTCAGTAATAAAACTTATTTTGAAGATTCAGTTTTTATGGGTGATTCTATAACAGAAGCTTTAGATTTTTATAGTCTTTTAAATCCTTCTTCTGTTTTAGCTAAAAAAGGGCAAAATATAGTTCAAGCAAAAAATTCTATACCCCAATTAGCGAATTTAAATCCCAAAAGAATATTTTTGCTTTATGGTCTGAATGACTTAGAACGCTTTAAAAGCATAGATGAATACCAACGAAATTATACAATTTTTGTTAAAAAGATTAAAGAAGTACTCCCAAACTCAGAAATATATATTTTATCTATAACTCATGTGCAAGCAAAAACTGAGAGCAAAAGGCCTATGCTTTCTGATGAAAGAGTTGAATCATTTTCTAACACTTTAAAAAATATTGCACTTAGCGAAAATGCTAAATTTATAGATATAACATCGGTATACAGAAATAAAGATTATTTGTATGAGCCGGATGGAATACATTTTAATGTTAAATTTTATAATACATTACTAGATTACTTAAAGGGAATTTTGTAA
- a CDS encoding DHHW family protein, with translation MNFKKKSFNNDQNKFLPIIFLLFIFIIFIINIISKDKTFSSEENRTLNTRPKFSMENLMHSDYTKKYESYVSDQFFLRNFWVNIKSSVERFSGKKENNDIYICSDDYLIDKFKKPNKENALEKSKAIKSFYEKNKDLTNSIMIIPTKIKVLKDKLPAFAPSYDELNYINNFYSYLPNNVNKINAFNILNQNKDKYIYYKTDHHWTTEGAYYAYLEFCKKLNITPKLKNQYNIEEVSNNFYGTLYSKSGIKNISPDRISVFLPKNEENLIVNYIEEKKKGVSLYSAHKLNTKDKYSLFTDGNHPILKIETESLSNKKLLIIKDSYANSFIPFLTSHYSDIVVVDLRYYNDNIQSLIEDNGITDTLILYNTSTFSEDDSILNLVQ, from the coding sequence ATGAATTTTAAGAAAAAATCATTTAACAATGATCAAAACAAATTTTTACCTATAATCTTTTTACTTTTTATTTTTATAATATTTATTATAAATATTATAAGTAAAGATAAAACATTCTCTAGTGAAGAAAACCGTACTCTAAACACTAGGCCTAAATTTTCTATGGAAAATCTAATGCACAGTGATTATACTAAGAAATATGAATCTTATGTGTCAGATCAGTTTTTTCTAAGAAATTTTTGGGTAAATATAAAGTCATCTGTTGAAAGATTTTCTGGGAAAAAGGAAAATAATGATATTTACATATGCAGTGACGACTATTTAATAGACAAATTTAAAAAACCTAATAAGGAAAATGCTTTAGAAAAATCAAAGGCAATTAAAAGTTTTTATGAAAAAAATAAAGATTTAACTAACAGTATTATGATAATACCTACAAAAATAAAAGTTTTAAAGGATAAACTCCCTGCTTTTGCTCCTTCTTACGATGAGTTGAACTACATAAACAATTTTTATAGTTATTTACCTAATAATGTTAATAAAATAAATGCTTTTAATATTCTAAACCAGAATAAAGACAAATACATATACTATAAAACTGACCATCACTGGACTACTGAAGGCGCTTATTATGCATATTTAGAATTTTGTAAAAAATTAAATATTACACCTAAACTAAAAAATCAATATAATATAGAAGAAGTTAGTAATAATTTTTACGGTACCCTTTATTCTAAATCTGGAATTAAAAATATTTCTCCAGATAGAATAAGTGTGTTTCTTCCTAAAAATGAAGAAAACCTTATTGTAAATTATATTGAGGAAAAAAAGAAAGGTGTAAGCCTTTATAGCGCCCATAAGTTAAACACAAAGGATAAATACTCATTATTTACAGATGGTAATCATCCCATACTAAAAATAGAAACTGAAAGTCTTTCTAATAAAAAATTGTTAATTATAAAAGACTCTTATGCAAACTCTTTTATACCATTTTTAACTTCTCATTATAGTGATATTGTTGTAGTTGATTTAAGATATTACAATGACAATATACAGAGTTTAATAGAAGATAATGGCATAACTGATACTTTAATTTTATATAATACAAGTACTTTTTCAGAGGACGATTCAATTTTAAATCTTGTACAATAA
- a CDS encoding MBOAT family protein has protein sequence MVFSSLIFIFLFLPITIFLYYISPKKLKNLTILIASLIFYAWGEPICILLMVFSIILNYIMTLFIHNFRYNKNISRNIFIVTLAINLGMLAFFKYFSFIIDNLNMLLGLNIIVEKIPLPMGISFYTFQILSYVIDVYLDKVEVQRNIINFGVYVTMFPQLVAGPIVKYSDINYQLKNRKRSLYKFSEGIERFIIGLGKKVLIANNIGIIWTNIKSLDISSLSILSSWLGIIAFTLQIYFDFSGYSDMAIGLGKMFGFEFMENFNYPYIAKSVSEFWRRWHISLGQWFREYIYIPLGGNRVNLITQFRNLFIVWFTTGLWHGASWNFVFWGLYFGFFIFLEKIFLGRFLKGPLKFISNLYTILVVIIGWVFFDIDKLGLAFSYLKVMFGFKGNPFIDKTFIYYFYTNFFLLIIGILCATPLVSELYTKLKQTRNFKVVLFINLTLCAILFLSTAYLVNQSFNPFLYFRF, from the coding sequence TTGGTTTTCAGCAGTTTAATCTTTATATTTTTATTTTTGCCAATCACCATATTTTTATATTACATTTCACCTAAAAAATTAAAAAATTTAACTATACTAATAGCAAGCTTAATCTTTTATGCTTGGGGTGAACCTATATGCATCCTGCTTATGGTATTTAGTATTATTTTAAATTACATAATGACCTTATTTATACATAACTTTAGATATAATAAAAATATTTCTAGAAATATTTTTATTGTGACTTTAGCAATAAACTTAGGGATGTTAGCTTTTTTTAAATATTTTTCATTTATAATAGATAATTTAAACATGCTACTAGGTTTAAACATAATTGTAGAAAAAATTCCTCTTCCTATGGGAATATCCTTTTACACCTTTCAAATTTTGTCTTATGTAATAGATGTATATTTAGACAAAGTTGAAGTTCAAAGAAATATTATTAACTTTGGAGTATATGTAACTATGTTTCCCCAACTGGTAGCTGGTCCTATAGTAAAATATAGCGATATAAATTATCAATTAAAGAACAGAAAAAGATCACTATATAAATTTAGTGAAGGTATTGAGAGATTCATTATAGGTCTTGGAAAAAAAGTTTTGATTGCAAATAACATAGGTATTATATGGACTAATATAAAATCTTTAGATATTTCGAGTTTATCTATTTTGTCCTCCTGGCTTGGTATAATTGCCTTTACTCTTCAAATTTACTTTGACTTTAGTGGATATTCAGATATGGCAATTGGTCTTGGTAAAATGTTTGGATTTGAATTTATGGAAAACTTCAATTATCCATACATAGCAAAAAGCGTAAGTGAGTTTTGGAGAAGGTGGCATATATCTTTAGGTCAATGGTTTAGAGAATATATTTATATACCACTAGGAGGAAATCGTGTTAATTTAATAACTCAATTTAGAAATTTATTTATTGTTTGGTTTACTACTGGTTTATGGCATGGAGCTAGTTGGAATTTTGTATTTTGGGGATTATATTTTGGATTCTTTATATTTTTAGAAAAAATCTTTTTAGGAAGATTTCTTAAAGGTCCACTTAAATTTATTTCCAATTTATACACTATACTAGTTGTAATTATTGGATGGGTATTCTTTGACATAGATAAACTAGGTCTTGCCTTTAGCTACTTAAAAGTGATGTTTGGATTTAAAGGCAATCCTTTTATTGATAAAACTTTTATTTATTATTTTTATACAAATTTTTTCTTACTTATAATTGGAATATTATGTGCAACTCCTTTAGTAAGTGAATTATATACAAAACTAAAACAAACAAGAAATTTTAAAGTTGTCTTATTTATTAATTTAACTTTATGTGCAATATTATTTTTATCTACAGCTTATTTAGTAAATCAAAGTTTCAACCCATTTTTATACTTTAGATTTTAA
- a CDS encoding iron-sulfur cluster assembly scaffold protein gives MIYSTEVERMCPITKGANHQSAPIPEEGKWVRAKEVKDISGLTHGIGWCAPQQGACKLTLNVKEGIIQEALVETIGCSGMTHSAAMASEILPGKTILEALNTDLVCDAINTAMRELFLQIVYGRTQTAFSEGGLPIGAGLEDLGKGLRSQVGTMYGTKAKGTRYLEMAEGYVTDIALDENSEVIGYKFVHLGKMMEMIGKGMDANEAKEKATGQYGRFDEAVKVINPRQE, from the coding sequence ATGATTTATTCAACAGAAGTTGAGAGAATGTGCCCTATAACTAAAGGAGCAAACCATCAATCAGCTCCAATACCAGAAGAAGGAAAATGGGTTCGCGCAAAAGAAGTAAAAGACATATCAGGTTTAACACATGGTATAGGTTGGTGTGCTCCACAGCAAGGTGCTTGCAAACTTACTTTAAATGTTAAAGAAGGTATTATTCAAGAAGCACTAGTTGAGACTATAGGATGTTCAGGAATGACTCACTCTGCAGCTATGGCATCAGAAATACTTCCAGGAAAGACAATTCTTGAAGCATTAAACACTGATTTAGTTTGTGATGCTATAAATACAGCAATGAGAGAATTATTTTTACAAATAGTATACGGTAGAACTCAAACTGCTTTCTCAGAAGGTGGACTACCTATAGGAGCAGGTCTTGAAGATTTAGGAAAAGGATTAAGAAGCCAAGTTGGTACTATGTACGGAACTAAGGCTAAGGGAACTAGATACTTAGAAATGGCTGAAGGATATGTTACAGATATAGCTTTAGATGAAAACAGTGAAGTTATAGGATACAAATTCGTTCACCTTGGAAAAATGATGGAAATGATAGGAAAAGGTATGGATGCTAACGAAGCAAAAGAAAAAGCTACTGGTCAATATGGTAGATTTGATGAAGCTGTAAAAGTTATTAATCCAAGACAAGAATAA